TACTTAGAAGGAAGTAATAATTACTAGGAAATTCTGCCGAAAGGGAGCAATATCATCTTCTGATGACGTTGTGTATAATAGGATTAAGCTATTTTGGGAGGCTGATATTGTCACAGCGCCGTTCCGAGGTTGTTGAACAGCTTTATGCTCAGGCAATCACGTTGTTTGTGATTGGCCTTGTTGTGCTTGGGACAGGATATGTGCTGCTGAAATACTTTTGCGATTATGTAAGTGTATTGGCATGGTTGCTTCTTCTCGGGGGAACAGGAGGGCTTTTATTCGGCGCATTTCGGTGTGTGCAGTCTCTTCAAGTCGGTTCATATGAAGTAATTTGTCCTTATTGCTGGCGACCACAGGTTCTAACAGCTATCCCGCTAATGGATTTCCACTGTGATGATTGTCATCGCATTGTGCCGGTTGTCGATGGCAAAGCGCTGGAGGCGTCCCCCATCGATTGTTCCAACTGCGGAACGACCAACTTCTATACTGCCGCATCAACTTCGCTTATATGCGAGTCTTGTTCCGGCCCAATTGCTTTACCTAGCGCTATCCAAATTTCTCCGCCGAAAGTCTTGGACGATAACACTGAATACGAGGTAGTCTTACTAGAACTTGGAAAAGATCCGGATAAAGTAATTGATGCGCTCGTTCAGCTTCTCAGAATGACGTACGAGCATGTAGTTGGGATGTTGAAGACTTTTCCCGTATCCCTTTTTCAGGGTGTGAACAAACATCGATCGGAATTATTGATTCAGTATCTAACTGAGTTAGGCGCGCTGGTTGAAGCACGCCCGGTAAAGAGCAACAGAATATAAGGATCAAAGGAGCGACATTATGCCTAAAGAAGTAAAGTTATACTGTGCCGATTGGTGTGCTGATTGCACCCATCTCCGCCATTATTTCCGTCTCAATGAGGTGAAGTTCTGCGAAATTAACATCGATGAAACGCAGGGCGCTTTAGATGAGATGAAAGCGCTCAACGGTGGAACAGACAAGGTTCCCACGGTAGTAATCGGTGAAATCGTCCTCGTCGAGCCAAATTTCGAAGAACTAAACAAAGCCCTTGGCATCACCGCTAAGAATTAGTAGCGTTTTTTGGGGAAATGAAAATTTAATGCATCGGTATTAGAGAGAAGCTGGAGAAGCCTTCCCCACTCATTCTTCGATGGCTTTTCGGCAGAAGTCTTTGGCTCGTTGGGTTAGCTCGTCTAGCATGAAAGATCGGTAATTTGGGTCACGAAGATTATTATAGACAGCTTCTTCTAAAATTCTTGACGCCTTATCTTCCCCTAAAGCCTGAAGCATAAGCGATGCGGCTCGAAGGGATGCTTCGGGTTTAAGTTTGCGCGTTTCCCCAGAATAGAATAAGTCCGGCGCTGTGCCATGAACCGGCTCATAAGTGTTCGGATACTTGCCGGTCGGGTCAATATTGGCTGATGGAGCACAACTCAAGCCGCCTTGAAGAGGGGCAAAGAGATCGGAATAGATGTCCCCGACTGCACTGTCAGCCAGGATGACTGCCCCTTTGAAAACTTCCGGATGCAGCATGACTTCGGAGGCAAGGGTATCAGGCGCTCGAACTTGAATGATCTCTCGCACTTCATCAGGAAGCTCACTGATAGCCGAATCGATTGTCTTACCGGGATAGGCTTGGAGCAACCGTTTGAAGGCAAAAATCGCTTTAGGATGTTCTGGATTTCTCTGCCTGGCTCGCCTAGCTGCATAAACAAGAACCATCGTTAGGTCTTTCTTCGGGAAAACACTCTCTTGAATACCGACTTCATTCGGTTCGCCTTCGTTGTCTATCCGCCCT
The sequence above is a segment of the bacterium genome. Coding sequences within it:
- a CDS encoding glutaredoxin family protein yields the protein MPKEVKLYCADWCADCTHLRHYFRLNEVKFCEINIDETQGALDEMKALNGGTDKVPTVVIGEIVLVEPNFEELNKALGITAKN
- a CDS encoding isocitrate/isopropylmalate family dehydrogenase → MRVDSDEPNLYRSANPDRYIIGAIRGDCCAPILLERVQDVISVFMENPSKSILKKPVEWKVFYYGATYDKVTLEAQDIEDLKTCDQLYQVAIGDPTRYRHGEPERGLIIGIREGLSQIATLRPIVLPPGIETFHRYAKYPDVDFDVIIANKLGTYTDRGRIDNEGEPNEVGIQESVFPKKDLTMVLVYAARRARQRNPEHPKAIFAFKRLLQAYPGKTIDSAISELPDEVREIIQVRAPDTLASEVMLHPEVFKGAVILADSAVGDIYSDLFAPLQGGLSCAPSANIDPTGKYPNTYEPVHGTAPDLFYSGETRKLKPEASLRAASLMLQALGEDKASRILEEAVYNNLRDPNYRSFMLDELTQRAKDFCRKAIEE